GAATGTAGGGGGAAGGGCCGGGCATGCAAGCCCCTGCGAGCAGGGCTTCCGCTCAGGCGACCGGTGTAGCCACCCGGCGGCTGGGAACCCCATGCCAGGCATGCGGGATGTCCCGCATGATCAGGGCGTGATCGAAGACCGCGCTGCCCGCGGGGAAGATGGAGAGGTCATCGAAATACGAGGACTCCACGCTTTCGACCTCAAGCGGCCGGACCTCCCAGCGCTGCGTTTCCAGCTCGATCCCGTCGAGCTTGCAGCAGTCCTTGGTGACCGAGAAACCCACGCTGCCCGGTTCGAAAAAGGCGGAAGACTGATTCAGGCTAGCGAAGCAGGAGCTGGCGGGGAAGTCCGTCGTCTCACGCGCCAGAACGCGCAGACGCATTTGCCCATTCCGGGCATCCACCCTCATGTCGATCCTGCCGTCCTCGTCGGTCACGCGGAAATCCGCGAGATGATGCTCGCCGGGAAAGACCCTGCCGCCCGCGAGGTGATTCATCACCGAGCCCGTATCCCGCCGCGGGATGAATACGCCCTCCCTGTCGGCGCCGTCCGGGTCATCCCATTGCACCGCGATCCGATGAGCGGCATTCTCGCTCGAGATCCCGGCCCAAGCAGGCAGTCCTTGCGGGCGGATCTCCTCCAAGCGGATAAGACAGATGCCCGCGATGGTGTGGCCCTCGTGCTGCTTGGGGCGGAAGCCTTCGGGGAGAAGCCGGGAGATGTGCTCCGGGTCCACCCGGTAGTTCACCAGCAGACGGCGACGGATCAGACCGGCGATGACAGGCAGCCGTGGCATCGCCCTTAATAAAGCAGAAAGCCGCGGGATGTCCCGCGGCTTTCTTGAAATGGAAGCGTGAATCCCGAGCGATCAGGCGGGGATCAGATCCTTCACCGCATCGCGCTCTTCGAGGAGCTCGTTGATGGTGGCGTCGATCTTGCCTTGGCTGAACTCGTCCACCGGCACGCCGTCGATCACTTCCCATGTCCCGTTGGTCACGGTGCGGATCGGCATGGAGGCCATGATACCCTTGGCGATGCCGTAGTGGCTGCCATCCGAGTAAACGGCCACGCTGTGCCAATCACCGGCCGGAGTCGGGTTCACCAGGCTCATCACGGTATCGATCGCGGCATTCGCCGCGGAGGCTGCAGAGGACGCGCCGCGGGCCTTGATGATCGCCGCGCCGCGCTGCTGCACGGTGGTGATGAAGTCGCCCTTCAGCCAGGCGTGATCGGAGATCACCTCGGTGGCCGGCTTGCCGCCGATCTTGGCATTCGTGAAATCGGGATACTGCGTCGCGGAGTGGTTGCCCCAGATGCAGAGGTTGGTCACCTCGGAGTGATGGGTGCCGGACTTCTTGGCGAGTTGGCTCTTGGCGCGGTTCTCGTCGAGACGAGTCATGGCGAAGAAGCGATCCTTCGGCACGCCGTCGGCATTGGAAGCGCAGATCAGCGCGTTCGTGTTGCAGGGGTTGCCCACCACCAAGGTGCGAACGTCGGAGGCGGCGTTCTTCGCGATCGCCTGGCCTTGGCCGGTGAAGATCTTGCCGTTGATGCCGAGCAGATCGCCGCGCTCCATCCCGCCCTTGCGCGGCACGGAGCCCACGAGCAGCGCCCAATTGGTGCCGCGGAAGCCTTCGTTCAGATCGGCGGTCGGCACGATCTCGCGCAGCAGCGGGAAAGCGCAGTCATCGAGCTCCATCACCACGCCTTCGAGCGTCGGCAGGGCGGGCTCGATCTCGATCAAGCGGAGCTTCACCGGTTGGTCGGGGCCGAAGAGTGCTCCGGAGGCAATGCGGAAGAGCAGGGCATAGCCGATCTGGCCAGCGGCTCCCGTGATGGAAACGGTGATGGGTTCTTTCATCTTTGGCTGCGAAACGTGATCGGAGTCTGCGACCTCCCGGCACATCCGGTCAATCGTTGACGACGCTTCATACCGCAGAGATACGCGGTTTTTTTGCTGTCCGAAGTGCTTAAGGAATGCTAACCAAATCGAGCCGCATGGCATCGCCCCGGAAAAAGAAGACATCTCGCGTGAAGTTGAAGCGATTGGAGGCCCAGACCCGGGTCATCTGCACCTTCAACCGTATCGTCTTTGGTGTGCTTGCGCTGGTGCTTTCCCTGGCCGTGGTGGCATCCGCACTGCCGCAGCGCCGCCGCCATGCGGAGCTGGAGGACAAGCTCCAGCGTGTGCTTCAGGATGAGAAGAAGGTGATCGCCGAGCATGAATACCGGGAGACCGAGTATCGCGCGCTCAAGGACGATCCGGCCTTCCTGGAGCTGAAGGCGATGGACCGGCTCAACCTGCGCCGGGATGGCGAGAAGATCTTCCGCTTCCAGCGCGAGGAGGACTGAGCCCAGTTGCGGCTTGAACCCACGGGCTTGATCGGGGATTTCTCCGGCATGGAGAACGACATCGAACGCGTGCTGGTGGACGAAGAGGTCATCCTGAAGCGTCTCGATGTGATGGCCAAGGAGGTGCGCAAGGACTTCCCCGGCGAGGTGCTGGTGGTGGTGGTCCTTCTGAAGGGAGCACTCGTCTTCGCCTCCGATCTCCTGCGCCGGGTGCCGCGCATGCTGGAGATCGAGTGCGTGAATGTGGCCAGCTATCACGGCGGCACGGAGAGCAGCGGCGTGGTCAACTTCCTCGATCACAAGCTGCCCGACGTGAAGGGCCGCAAGGTCCTCCTGCTGGATGATATCCTCGATACCGGCCGCACCCTGCGCGCGGTGGTGGACCGGCTCTATCAGGAAGGCGCCACCGAAGTGAAAACCGGGGTGCTGCTCGCCAAGGACAAGGAGCGCGCCGCTGCCGTGGAGGCGGACTACGTGGGCTTCTTCATCGCGGACGAGTTCGTGGTCGGCTACGGCCTGGATTACCAAGGCCGCTACCGCAACCTGCCTTACGTGGGCGTTCTCAAGCCGGAGGCGCAGTGATTGCGCGGAGCGGGAAGATCTGCACATCCACCTGCTCCACCCACAGCGCGGACTCCGGTTTGCCCTGCGGTTCCGGCAGGCCGTCCCATTTGACCGGGAGCGTGGACCAACGGTCGCACTTGGCCTCCGCCCAGCGGTAGGGCGGGTGATGGACCAAGCCCTGATAGATCCTGCCATTCCTGCCGGTCGAGAAGAGGGCGTAGCGTTCTAGCAGGAAGAACTCCAGAGTGCCGGGCTCTGCAGTCCGTGGCTCTCCGGCAGGGCCGTATTCGAAGACCGCTTCTTCACTCTCGCCCCGGCGCAGGCAGTGGTAGCGGGTGTCAGCCAAGGTGCCGCCGCAGCGCATGCGGGCGTGCTGATAGGGGAGGAGGAAGAGCCGGCGTGCCAGCTCCACCGCAACCGGCTGGTTGCAATCCAGCGAGAGGAACCACACGCCCGGTACCCCGGCATCATCGTGCACGTAGATCCGCACGTTCAGTTCCAGGAACCATGACAGGCCCGGGACCGCCGGTAGAAGGACCGGGCGCACGCGTTCCATGAGGAAGGGCACGACTCCCAGCCAAGCCGCGCCCTCGTGTAGATCGAGATGCAGGCCGGCGGGAAGCAGCGGCCTCAGCAGGTCCGGATCCACCCGCCAGTGCAGGAAGAGCAGGCGGGACCAGCGCTGCTTCATGACCGACCGACCCGCCGGACGCCCGCGAATCGCGAGACGTTGGGCGAGGGTCGGTCCGTTCATGCGTCCAGCCTACAGCCCGGCGATGATCTTTTCCATCCGCTTCCCGTAGTCCACGTAGCTGTCGAAGCATTGCTGCCAATCGACCTGCGACTGGTCCTTTACATGGAAGACGGTGGCGACGTGCGGCTCGATCGCCACCCAGCCATCGTAGCCGCGCGACTTTGCATCGGCCAGGATCTCGGGGATCTTCGCATCGCCTTCTCCGGGCATGGTGTAGACCGGTTCCACCCCATCGGCAGGCGGGCTGATGCAGTCCTTGATATGAATGTGCACCACGTGCTCCCGCACCTTGGTCCAGAATTCCCAAGGGTCCTGCCATGGGTAGGGCTCGGCCTTCGAGCGATCGCGTTGGAAGAGAGGATTGCCGGTGTCGAAGACGAGCTTAAGTCCCGGGATCTCCCCGACCAGACGCAGCGTGTGCTCCGCGGAGAAGCCACCCCAGTTCATGCAGTTCTCGTGGATGGCGGTGAGCCCCGCGTCGTCGAAGCGCTTCACGATTTCGCGCAGGCGGCGGAAGCGTTCCTGCTCCTGTTGGTCCTCGCCCCACGGTTCTTGGGCATAGGACATGACGCGGATGAGTTTCGTACCGAGGCGCTTCATGCGCGGGATCGCGCGATCGATCTCCGCCAGCGTGATGTCGAAGTCGCTGCTGATCTTCTTGCCCCAGTTCGCGATCAGCGAACCGAACTCCGGCACGTGGATGCCCTCGGCATCGAGGCGGTCGGCGACTTCGTCGAACTTCTCCTGCGGCAGTTCGTGGAGGTTTACTCCATCGACCATGCGCGAGGAGATGGCCGACCAGCCGATCTCCTTGATGGCGCGGATCTGGGTATCGAGATCGCGGCCCGCCTCGTCGGCGAAGCCCGTGAGTTTGAAGGTGGAAGACATGGCGGTTCAGGAGTTCAGCTCGATCCGCTTGCCGCCGTTCTGGGCGCTTTCGTAGATGGCGCGGATCAGTTCCACCGGCTTGCGTGCTTCGGTCGCGGAGACGGTGGGCTCGCGGCCTTCCTTGATGGCGTTCACCACTTCCTCGAAGTTCCGCTGGTGCTGGTAGAAGTTGATCGCCTTCGGGTCGTTCGCACCAAGGCCGGCGGATTGGCCCTTCATCAGGGTCGAGCGGATCTCCGCGTCCTCCGGCTTCTCATGCATGAAGTCCCAGAGTTCGAAGGCTTCGTCGGCGAGGAAGACGGAACCTTCCGTGCCACAGAGTTGGACCCGGGCCGGGTGGCCGTCCTTCGACCAGGTGCAAGTCGAGCCTTCAATCACTCCGCGGGCACCGTTCTGGAACTCCACGATGGCGACCGCGATGTCTTCCACCTCGATGTCGGTGTGGGCGAGGCAAGCGGTATTCGCCTGCACGGCCTTCACCGGACCGGCCAGATAGATCAGGGCATCGATCGTGTGGATCGATTGGTTCATCAGCGCGCCACCGCCATCGAGTGCCCAGGTGCCGCGCCACGCGGCGGAGTCGTAGTAGGCTTGGTCGCGATACCACTTCACGTAGCAGGAGGCGGAGGTCAGTTTGCCGAAGCGGCCTTCGTCGGAGGCCTTCTTGAAGGCGTCCATGCCGGGGTGGAAGCGGCGGTTCAGCACGGCGGCAATGGTCTTGCCGTTGGCCTTGGCGGCGTTGATCAGTTGGTCCACGCGCTCGACGGTGACCTCCAGCGGCTTCTCGCAGATCACGTGCTTGCCCGCGTTCAACGCGGCGAGGGAAGGATCGAGGTGCGCGCCCGAGGGCGTGCCCACCGTGACGATCTCCAACTCGGGATCGGCGAGGAAGGCAGCCATGTCCGAGTAGGGCTTCGCGCCGTATTCGGTGGCGAGTTTCTCGGCGGCCTCGGCACGCAGATCGAAGACCGAATGCAGCTCGCCGCCGCTCATCGCGGTGATCGCCTTGGCGTGGAAATGGCCGATCATACCGGCACCGATGATTCCGAATTTCATGGGTTCGAGTGAAAGATTCTGGGGTTTTTCGGAGTGCTTAGGGCTGTATGACAAGATGCCCGGGAAGCTCGCTGCCGAAAGAAAAGCGGCCTGAGGACGTCTTGTCGAGAAAGAGCTGCTTTCAGGCTTGCCGGATCGTCCCCCGCACTCTGGAGTCAGCGAAACTCAAGGAACCCGACCCATGCCTGACTTGTCCGACAACTCGAAGCATCGTCCCTGGTGGACCCAGCTCAATGGCTACCACTGGTTCGTCATGATCGTCGCCTCGCTGGCGTGGTTCTTCGACTGTCTGGACCAGCGTTTGTTCTCCTTGGCGCGGAATCCCGCCCTCAAGTCGCTGATGCCGGAGGGCACGCCTCCCGGGGATATCCAAGCGATGGGTAAGGAAGTGACCGCGCTCTTTCTGGTGGGCTGGGGGATCGGCGGCATGATCTTCGGCGCGCTGGGCGACCGCTATGGCCGCTCGAAGATGCTGACCGCCACGGTGCTCCTTTATTCGATCTTCACCGGCCTGAGCTTCTTTAGCGTGGCTTATTGGGATTTCGCCATCTACCGCTTCCTCACGGGCGTGGGTGTCGGTGGTGTGTTCGGTCTCGCGGTGGCCCTGATCGCGGAGACGGTGCCGGACCGCGCGCGAGCCGGTGCGCTCGGTACCCTGCAGGTGCTTTCGACGATCGGGAACATCTCCGCGGCTTTCATCAAGATGGGGATCGACTCGCTGGAGGCGGGCGGGACCATCACTCCGGGGAATGGCTGGCGCTGGCTGTTCCTGGTCGGTGCGCTTCCGGCCTTCCTGGTGTTCTTTATCCGCGGCTATCTCAAGGAGCCGGAGCCATGGCTCAAGATGAAGCGGG
This window of the Luteolibacter rhizosphaerae genome carries:
- a CDS encoding sugar phosphate isomerase/epimerase family protein yields the protein MSSTFKLTGFADEAGRDLDTQIRAIKEIGWSAISSRMVDGVNLHELPQEKFDEVADRLDAEGIHVPEFGSLIANWGKKISSDFDITLAEIDRAIPRMKRLGTKLIRVMSYAQEPWGEDQQEQERFRRLREIVKRFDDAGLTAIHENCMNWGGFSAEHTLRLVGEIPGLKLVFDTGNPLFQRDRSKAEPYPWQDPWEFWTKVREHVVHIHIKDCISPPADGVEPVYTMPGEGDAKIPEILADAKSRGYDGWVAIEPHVATVFHVKDQSQVDWQQCFDSYVDYGKRMEKIIAGL
- a CDS encoding DUF2071 domain-containing protein — its product is MPRLPVIAGLIRRRLLVNYRVDPEHISRLLPEGFRPKQHEGHTIAGICLIRLEEIRPQGLPAWAGISSENAAHRIAVQWDDPDGADREGVFIPRRDTGSVMNHLAGGRVFPGEHHLADFRVTDEDGRIDMRVDARNGQMRLRVLARETTDFPASSCFASLNQSSAFFEPGSVGFSVTKDCCKLDGIELETQRWEVRPLEVESVESSYFDDLSIFPAGSAVFDHALIMRDIPHAWHGVPSRRVATPVA
- a CDS encoding malate dehydrogenase, which produces MKEPITVSITGAAGQIGYALLFRIASGALFGPDQPVKLRLIEIEPALPTLEGVVMELDDCAFPLLREIVPTADLNEGFRGTNWALLVGSVPRKGGMERGDLLGINGKIFTGQGQAIAKNAASDVRTLVVGNPCNTNALICASNADGVPKDRFFAMTRLDENRAKSQLAKKSGTHHSEVTNLCIWGNHSATQYPDFTNAKIGGKPATEVISDHAWLKGDFITTVQQRGAAIIKARGASSAASAANAAIDTVMSLVNPTPAGDWHSVAVYSDGSHYGIAKGIMASMPIRTVTNGTWEVIDGVPVDEFSQGKIDATINELLEERDAVKDLIPA
- a CDS encoding YqjF family protein — its product is MNGPTLAQRLAIRGRPAGRSVMKQRWSRLLFLHWRVDPDLLRPLLPAGLHLDLHEGAAWLGVVPFLMERVRPVLLPAVPGLSWFLELNVRIYVHDDAGVPGVWFLSLDCNQPVAVELARRLFLLPYQHARMRCGGTLADTRYHCLRRGESEEAVFEYGPAGEPRTAEPGTLEFFLLERYALFSTGRNGRIYQGLVHHPPYRWAEAKCDRWSTLPVKWDGLPEPQGKPESALWVEQVDVQIFPLRAITAPPA
- a CDS encoding FtsB family cell division protein, with the translated sequence MKLKRLEAQTRVICTFNRIVFGVLALVLSLAVVASALPQRRRHAELEDKLQRVLQDEKKVIAEHEYRETEYRALKDDPAFLELKAMDRLNLRRDGEKIFRFQREED
- a CDS encoding Gfo/Idh/MocA family protein, coding for MKFGIIGAGMIGHFHAKAITAMSGGELHSVFDLRAEAAEKLATEYGAKPYSDMAAFLADPELEIVTVGTPSGAHLDPSLAALNAGKHVICEKPLEVTVERVDQLINAAKANGKTIAAVLNRRFHPGMDAFKKASDEGRFGKLTSASCYVKWYRDQAYYDSAAWRGTWALDGGGALMNQSIHTIDALIYLAGPVKAVQANTACLAHTDIEVEDIAVAIVEFQNGARGVIEGSTCTWSKDGHPARVQLCGTEGSVFLADEAFELWDFMHEKPEDAEIRSTLMKGQSAGLGANDPKAINFYQHQRNFEEVVNAIKEGREPTVSATEARKPVELIRAIYESAQNGGKRIELNS
- the hpt gene encoding hypoxanthine phosphoribosyltransferase, with the translated sequence MIGDFSGMENDIERVLVDEEVILKRLDVMAKEVRKDFPGEVLVVVVLLKGALVFASDLLRRVPRMLEIECVNVASYHGGTESSGVVNFLDHKLPDVKGRKVLLLDDILDTGRTLRAVVDRLYQEGATEVKTGVLLAKDKERAAAVEADYVGFFIADEFVVGYGLDYQGRYRNLPYVGVLKPEAQ